In Streptococcus porcinus, the genomic window TCAGTACCATCACTATGTTCTGCCGAAGCGAAAGCTTCTGTCACCAACTGGTAGATAGCCTTAAAATCCTCTTTTTCTTCTTGTCTAATAATCATCTCTAGTTCCATTCAGTTTTGTTAATAATAGAGCTATTTAAGGGTCCAACCACCGTCAATTTTAACAATTTCCCCTTGCATAGATGCAGCTTTACCAGAGGCTAAAAAATAAGTTAGGTCTGCTATTTCTTCAGCCTGAGTCCACCTTCCAATTGGGGTTTCTTGTGCTACCCAATCAGCCAAACCATCTTTTTCAAAATCACTAGCTGTCATAGCTGTTTGAACAGCACCTGGTGCTATACCAAAGACTTGAATCCCTGCTCTAGCATAATCCAGAGCTAATTGGCGAGTGAAACCAGCAAGAGCATGTTTACTGCTTGTGTAAGCAGCACCGCCTCCGCCAGCTTGAAAACTAGCAATGGAGCACATATTAATAATAATCCCCCTTTGTTGCACCAGCATTTTCTCCAAATAAAAACGTGTAAGCTTAACCATTGAAAAAAAGTTAAGTGCAAATAGTTTTTCAAAATCTGCCATATCTATTTCTAGGAGAGGTTTATAAGCATCTAATATCCCAACCGTATTGAGGAGAATGTCAACTGATGGTAGCCATTGAAAAAGGGGAGCTAAATCTGACGAAAGATCTATTTGCAAAAATTGGAAGTTACCTGATAAGTCTGGCTTAGGTTTGATATCAACACCATAAACCTGATAACCCTTATTTAAAAATAACTCTGCTTGGGCCTTACCAATTCCTGACGCTACACCCGTAACGAGAACTTTTTTAGTCATTGACTTCAATCCAATCACTAGCTAAAACATCACATGGTGTTGGCGACCACATCGAAAAACCTTCCCCAGCACCTGAGACATTGATTAAAAAATAAGGAGTCACTTCTAACGGTTGGCCATTTTGTTCAATAACA contains:
- a CDS encoding DUF2829 domain-containing protein; protein product: MTFEEILPGLKAKKKYVRTGWGGAENYVQLFDVIEQNGQPLEVTPYFLINVSGAGEGFSMWSPTPCDVLASDWIEVND
- a CDS encoding 3-oxoacyl-ACP reductase — translated: MTKKVLVTGVASGIGKAQAELFLNKGYQVYGVDIKPKPDLSGNFQFLQIDLSSDLAPLFQWLPSVDILLNTVGILDAYKPLLEIDMADFEKLFALNFFSMVKLTRFYLEKMLVQQRGIIINMCSIASFQAGGGGAAYTSSKHALAGFTRQLALDYARAGIQVFGIAPGAVQTAMTASDFEKDGLADWVAQETPIGRWTQAEEIADLTYFLASGKAASMQGEIVKIDGGWTLK